The following coding sequences are from one Leptolyngbya sp. NIES-3755 window:
- a CDS encoding fatty acid degradation protein (similar to AA sequence:cyanobase_aa:LBDG_06940), translating into MLLLLQLTILVLLLLTFGFIGVPLWIWLIYGAIALFTVQAPLWLWSLYATIGLILAIPQIRRRLLTIPIMKVIRLPKISETERAAIEAGTVWVEGEFFSGAPDFERINQAAYPEVTPELQTFLDQQVEQVCCMATDWEIHQHKDLPVEVWQYLKQERFFGMMIPVEYGGLGFSNFAYSSVMAKLASRSFIHTATVGVTNSLGPAKLLLNYGTSEQKAYYLPRLANGEEIPCFALTEPTAGSDAASITAKGIVFRGDDGKLMIRLNFRKRYITLGAIATLIGLAFKLSDPDNLLGKGEEVGITCILIPANTKGMILGKRHDPMGVPFYNSPVEGQDVIVSIDQIIGGVEQAGQGWKMLMQTLAAGRGISFPASCTGVAKLVARVTGAYAKVRQQFGSSIGRFEGIEEPLARIGGLTYLLDAARIYTVGAVDAGEKPAVVSAIAKYQFTEITRKLVNDGMDILGGSGICRGPRNLLANFYIAMPIPITVEGSNILTRTLMIFGQGVIRCHPYLYAEIMAIETGDAIAFDRLLWKHMGTIIRNKFRTLLLSLSRGYLAPVSGNKFTKRYYQKLAWSSAMFAFLTDLLLIRFGGSLKRHEKLTGRLADWLSWMYLSTATLRRFAAEGDNPADLIFVQWAMDYSFAQMQQALEGILLNLPIPRIVRSILLSFVRINPLGTFPTDTSGSRVAQALQTIGEDRNRLTAGLYIPNQPDEALGRLEQAFKLCEQAEVVISKVRQASRAGQLPQGKVETLIEAALETGVILEAEADLVRLAQSARLDAIQVDAFTVQEYQHTSRIVDQVRFSDRTQAIL; encoded by the coding sequence ATGTTGCTTCTCTTACAATTGACCATTCTAGTTCTCTTATTGTTAACATTCGGGTTTATCGGAGTGCCGCTCTGGATATGGTTAATCTATGGCGCGATCGCACTCTTCACGGTCCAAGCTCCTCTCTGGCTCTGGAGCCTTTACGCTACGATCGGGCTAATTCTCGCAATCCCTCAGATCCGACGACGACTGCTAACAATCCCGATCATGAAGGTGATTCGTTTACCCAAGATTTCGGAGACTGAACGAGCCGCGATCGAGGCTGGAACCGTGTGGGTTGAAGGCGAATTTTTCTCAGGTGCACCAGATTTTGAGCGAATCAATCAAGCAGCATATCCAGAAGTTACGCCCGAATTGCAGACATTTCTAGATCAGCAGGTCGAACAAGTTTGCTGCATGGCAACAGATTGGGAGATTCATCAGCACAAAGATTTGCCTGTAGAAGTGTGGCAATATCTCAAGCAGGAACGATTCTTCGGCATGATGATTCCAGTCGAGTATGGAGGCTTAGGATTCTCGAATTTTGCCTACAGTAGCGTCATGGCAAAATTGGCTTCTCGATCGTTTATTCATACGGCAACTGTTGGAGTAACGAATTCTCTCGGTCCTGCTAAATTGTTGCTGAACTATGGAACTTCAGAACAAAAAGCATACTACTTGCCTCGGTTAGCAAACGGTGAAGAGATTCCTTGTTTTGCTTTAACAGAGCCAACGGCTGGATCAGATGCTGCTAGTATCACAGCCAAAGGAATTGTTTTTCGAGGTGATGATGGCAAATTAATGATACGGCTGAATTTCCGCAAACGCTACATTACCTTGGGCGCGATCGCGACTTTAATCGGACTTGCCTTTAAGCTATCTGATCCAGACAATTTACTTGGCAAAGGTGAAGAGGTCGGGATTACCTGCATTCTGATTCCCGCCAATACCAAGGGCATGATTTTAGGAAAACGGCATGATCCGATGGGCGTTCCCTTCTACAATTCTCCGGTTGAAGGACAAGATGTGATTGTTTCCATTGATCAAATTATTGGAGGAGTAGAGCAAGCAGGGCAAGGCTGGAAGATGTTGATGCAAACGTTAGCTGCTGGGCGAGGCATTAGTTTTCCAGCAAGTTGTACCGGAGTTGCTAAATTAGTCGCTCGTGTGACGGGTGCTTATGCCAAAGTAAGACAGCAATTTGGAAGTTCGATCGGTCGATTTGAAGGGATCGAAGAACCGCTGGCTCGAATTGGCGGACTTACTTACTTGCTTGATGCGGCTCGAATCTATACCGTTGGTGCGGTTGATGCGGGTGAAAAACCTGCGGTCGTTTCTGCGATCGCAAAATACCAATTCACAGAGATAACCCGCAAACTGGTAAATGATGGTATGGATATTCTTGGCGGTTCAGGCATTTGTCGCGGACCGAGAAACTTGCTGGCAAACTTTTACATTGCAATGCCAATTCCGATCACAGTAGAAGGCTCGAACATTCTCACCCGCACGTTGATGATCTTTGGACAAGGTGTCATTCGCTGCCATCCTTATCTCTACGCGGAAATCATGGCAATTGAAACTGGAGATGCGATCGCATTCGACCGACTGTTGTGGAAGCACATGGGCACGATCATCCGAAATAAGTTCCGCACACTATTACTTAGCCTATCTCGTGGCTACCTTGCGCCCGTTTCAGGAAACAAATTCACGAAGCGCTATTATCAAAAACTCGCTTGGTCTTCTGCAATGTTCGCATTCCTCACCGATCTACTCTTGATTCGGTTTGGGGGATCGCTAAAACGACATGAAAAACTAACAGGAAGACTTGCAGATTGGCTGTCATGGATGTACTTAAGCACTGCAACACTGCGACGATTTGCAGCAGAAGGAGACAATCCAGCAGATTTAATCTTTGTGCAATGGGCAATGGATTACAGCTTTGCTCAGATGCAACAAGCTTTAGAAGGAATTTTATTAAATCTGCCGATTCCTAGAATTGTTCGATCGATCCTTCTTAGCTTCGTGAGAATCAATCCGCTAGGCACGTTCCCAACTGACACATCGGGAAGTCGAGTAGCGCAAGCATTACAGACAATTGGAGAAGATCGTAACCGCTTAACGGCTGGTCTGTACATTCCCAATCAGCCTGATGAAGCATTGGGACGATTAGAGCAAGCATTTAAGCTCTGTGAGCAGGCTGAAGTGGTCATCAGTAAAGTTAGGCAAGCGAGTCGAGCAGGACAGTTACCCCAAGGAAAGGTAGAGACATTGATTGAGGCTGCACTGGAGACTGGAGTTATTCTGGAAGCAGAAGCAGATTTAGTTCGATTAGCCCAATCTGCACGGTTGGATGCGATTCAGGTCGATGCTTTCACAGTGCAAGAATACCAGCATACAAGTCGAATTGTAGATCAAGTGAGATTTAGCGATCGTACACAAGCTATACTCTAG
- a CDS encoding acetyl-CoA acetyltransferase (similar to AA sequence:cyanobase_aa:LBDG_06930), with translation MQEAYIVSSVRTAIAKAPRGKLRNLRSDDLGAIALKAALERVPDLDLNQIEDVIFGCAFPEAEQGMNLGRVIAQRAGLPNSVAGATVNRFCASGLQAIAQAHQAIVTGQADVMIAGGAESMSLIPMGGHDLLPNPTLVAEMPQFYCTMGATAERVAQQYDISRADQDAFALRSHQRAIEAMRSGRFDDELISVPVHETIYLDGKLQVIESMVQTDEGPRPDTSLEALSKLPAVFRVGGSVTAGNSSQTSDGAAATILVNEAKLKEFKLQPLGRLLGFAVAGVPPEIMGIGPVVAVPKVLQQVGLRLEDIGLIELNEAFAAQSLAVIRKLGLNKEIVNVNGGAIALGHPLGCTGARVTATLLHEMKRRGVQYGLATMCVGGGMGAAAVFENLMR, from the coding sequence ATGCAAGAAGCTTACATTGTTAGCAGTGTTAGAACCGCGATCGCAAAAGCACCTCGTGGAAAGCTACGGAATCTGCGCTCAGATGACCTTGGTGCGATCGCGCTAAAAGCTGCACTCGAAAGAGTTCCCGATCTAGACCTCAATCAAATCGAGGATGTGATTTTCGGCTGTGCCTTTCCTGAAGCTGAACAAGGCATGAATTTGGGGCGTGTGATTGCTCAGAGAGCCGGACTGCCCAATTCTGTGGCAGGTGCAACCGTGAATCGATTTTGTGCATCTGGCTTGCAAGCGATCGCGCAGGCGCATCAAGCGATCGTGACGGGACAGGCGGATGTGATGATTGCGGGGGGTGCGGAGTCGATGAGTCTGATTCCAATGGGTGGACATGATTTGTTGCCGAATCCAACCTTGGTGGCGGAAATGCCGCAGTTCTATTGCACAATGGGCGCGACGGCTGAAAGAGTGGCGCAACAGTATGATATTTCTCGTGCCGATCAAGATGCCTTTGCTTTGCGATCGCATCAACGAGCCATTGAGGCAATGCGATCGGGGCGATTTGACGATGAGTTAATTTCGGTTCCCGTTCATGAAACAATCTATCTAGATGGCAAGCTCCAGGTTATAGAAAGTATGGTGCAAACTGATGAAGGACCTAGACCAGACACCAGTTTAGAAGCGCTTTCTAAGTTGCCTGCGGTGTTTCGAGTCGGCGGATCAGTCACAGCGGGTAATTCTTCTCAAACTTCAGACGGTGCAGCAGCAACGATTTTAGTCAATGAGGCAAAGCTGAAAGAATTCAAGCTACAGCCTTTGGGACGACTGTTGGGATTTGCAGTCGCAGGTGTTCCGCCTGAAATTATGGGAATTGGTCCGGTCGTTGCGGTTCCCAAGGTTCTACAGCAAGTGGGACTTCGTTTAGAAGACATTGGATTGATTGAGTTAAATGAAGCATTTGCCGCGCAATCGTTAGCTGTAATTCGGAAGCTTGGACTGAACAAAGAGATTGTGAATGTGAATGGAGGTGCGATCGCGTTAGGACATCCTTTGGGCTGTACAGGGGCAAGGGTGACAGCAACATTGCTACATGAGATGAAACGTCGCGGAGTTCAATACGGATTAGCAACGATGTGTGTGGGTGGAGGAATGGGAGCGGCGGCAGTGTTTGAGAATCTGATGCGGTAA
- a CDS encoding NAD-binding 3-hydroxyacyl-CoA dehydrogenase (similar to AA sequence:cyanobase_aa:LBDG_06920), whose translation MFKPFQTVAVLGAGVMGSQIAAHLANVGLTVHLLDIASATGAKNDVVEGSWKKALKLSPPILFTEKVSRRILLGNFDQHFDRLRQADWIIEAVVEDLQIKQQLMERLEAIIQPETIVSTNTSGLPIRWIAKGRSDAFRKRFLGTHFFNPPRYLKLLELIPTQDTDTAVLDRMRWFGEQYLGKGVVIAKDTPNFIANRIGLFVTLLGVKAWTEQNYSIEEIDTLTGTLIGRPKSATFRTADLVGLDTLVAVADHLYQTASNDEHREFFRVPEVLRTMVSTRMLGAKTGQGFYKKQQGEILSINPKTFTYEVAQPLDLDQLDAIAALPLRDRIRTLYASPGRAGDFFRQTTLEMLNYSAHRIPEIADNPEDIDRAMRWGFGWEIGPFELWDLLGFETVFTDMQAAQMTIPAWVEQSFYPSVIVEEKKAVWQNAEAALLEMGDGVLLYEFRSKGNTLSNKVLEGFAAALSILETSDYKGLVIGNSSDHFSGGANLKEMATIAQTGNGSAIDTLISDFQQLLQQIHYSPKPIVAAIQGRVLGGGCELVMACPKVVAAAETYIGLVEVGVGLIPGAGGLMRMASRAAERAATETPSHVLPFLRTAFETIATAKVSTSAAEAQALGFLPFDARILISGEHRLEVAKAEVLHLDRIGYVPPPRNPSIFVLGQSGRAALEQLAYVYEQGGWASEYDRYLASRLAFVLTGGELTAPTLVSEDYLLQLERESFVPLLSQEKTQARMMHLLKTKKPLRN comes from the coding sequence ATGTTTAAACCATTCCAAACCGTAGCAGTATTAGGCGCAGGTGTGATGGGAAGTCAAATCGCGGCACACTTAGCGAATGTTGGATTGACTGTTCATCTTTTAGACATTGCATCGGCAACCGGAGCGAAAAACGATGTTGTCGAAGGCTCATGGAAGAAAGCACTGAAACTATCACCGCCGATTCTATTCACCGAGAAAGTTTCGAGGCGTATCTTACTTGGCAACTTTGATCAGCATTTCGATCGACTTCGCCAAGCGGATTGGATTATCGAAGCTGTGGTTGAAGATTTACAGATTAAACAACAGTTAATGGAGCGCTTAGAAGCGATTATTCAGCCTGAGACGATCGTTTCCACCAACACGAGCGGATTACCGATTCGTTGGATTGCCAAAGGGCGATCGGATGCGTTCCGTAAACGATTTCTAGGAACTCACTTTTTTAATCCGCCTCGCTATCTCAAATTACTAGAACTTATTCCCACTCAAGACACAGATACAGCGGTTCTCGATCGCATGAGATGGTTTGGTGAGCAGTACTTAGGAAAGGGCGTAGTCATTGCTAAAGATACACCGAATTTCATTGCGAATCGGATTGGACTGTTTGTGACTTTGCTGGGAGTCAAAGCATGGACTGAACAAAACTATTCGATCGAGGAAATTGATACCTTAACTGGGACGCTGATCGGCAGACCAAAATCTGCAACGTTTCGGACAGCGGATTTAGTGGGATTAGATACCTTAGTAGCAGTCGCTGATCATCTCTATCAGACTGCATCAAATGATGAACATCGTGAATTTTTTCGAGTTCCTGAAGTGCTGCGAACAATGGTATCAACTAGGATGCTAGGCGCGAAAACTGGACAAGGATTTTACAAGAAGCAACAGGGAGAAATTTTATCGATTAATCCAAAAACGTTTACTTATGAAGTTGCTCAACCTTTGGATTTAGATCAACTTGATGCGATCGCAGCTTTACCGTTACGCGATCGCATCCGAACTCTTTATGCCAGTCCTGGACGAGCAGGCGATTTCTTCCGGCAAACGACACTGGAAATGCTGAACTATAGTGCCCATCGTATTCCTGAGATTGCAGATAATCCAGAGGATATCGATCGAGCAATGCGCTGGGGATTTGGTTGGGAAATCGGACCGTTTGAACTTTGGGATTTACTCGGCTTTGAAACAGTCTTCACTGATATGCAAGCCGCTCAAATGACTATCCCTGCTTGGGTCGAACAATCCTTCTATCCAAGCGTCATTGTTGAGGAGAAAAAAGCCGTTTGGCAAAATGCTGAAGCTGCTTTGTTAGAGATGGGTGATGGTGTGTTGTTGTATGAATTTCGCTCGAAAGGAAATACTTTAAGCAACAAAGTACTAGAAGGATTTGCAGCAGCACTATCGATTCTAGAAACGAGCGATTACAAAGGATTGGTGATTGGGAACAGTAGCGATCATTTCTCAGGAGGAGCGAATCTTAAAGAAATGGCAACGATCGCACAAACGGGAAATGGAAGTGCGATCGACACTCTAATTTCCGATTTTCAACAGTTACTCCAGCAGATTCACTATTCACCAAAACCCATTGTCGCCGCGATTCAAGGGCGCGTATTAGGGGGTGGTTGTGAGCTAGTCATGGCTTGTCCAAAAGTAGTCGCAGCGGCTGAGACCTACATTGGATTGGTAGAAGTTGGAGTCGGACTGATTCCCGGTGCAGGTGGACTGATGCGAATGGCAAGTCGAGCCGCAGAACGAGCCGCAACCGAAACACCAAGCCACGTTCTACCCTTTTTAAGAACTGCATTTGAAACGATCGCCACTGCTAAAGTTTCAACCAGTGCAGCCGAGGCGCAAGCATTAGGATTCTTACCTTTTGATGCACGAATTTTGATCAGCGGGGAACACCGATTAGAAGTCGCGAAAGCAGAGGTATTGCATCTCGATCGCATTGGTTATGTACCACCGCCTCGAAACCCTTCGATTTTCGTACTAGGACAATCGGGGCGAGCCGCATTAGAGCAGCTTGCTTATGTGTATGAACAAGGTGGATGGGCAAGTGAATACGATCGCTATTTGGCATCTCGACTGGCGTTTGTATTAACGGGCGGAGAACTCACTGCACCGACCTTAGTATCTGAGGATTACTTACTGCAACTCGAACGAGAATCGTTTGTGCCGCTGTTAAGTCAAGAAAAGACTCAAGCACGAATGATGCACTTGCTCAAAACCAAAAAGCCGCTACGGAATTGA
- a CDS encoding AMP-dependent synthetase/ligase (similar to AA sequence:cyanobase_aa:LBDG_06910), with translation MFKVKECAQCDHPVSLLGRTLPALLREACTLRPNAAALNQWTEAGWRSLSNQAFQTKAETLALGLLDLGLERGDRVALLMPSDVNFAIADMSCLMAGFVDVPIDLTQTLETIVLVLQQSGSKALIVANLDLLDQVLPYLEQVSELKYIILAEVPENWRSSNSQRIYSIDQVSQMADSVDRVQELYRTSPQDLATLIYVPGDDGQWLGVMLTHENLSGNALAAFASLSRLHWGAEDIVLSFLPLTHVFARCLLYGHFYYGHTIYFSSANRVFKHLKEVQPTILATVPLLLEKLYTRTMEQAERLTSRRERIALALMLWFAKRHQLGHSRTDALLQKFVTRFGLSQWRSLFGNRLKYMLCGGAALKSELVTVFAAAGIDIYQGYGLTQASAIVSCNRDRANRAGTVGKLIEGVEVEIAPDREILVRGAYVMRGYYQNDQATKTAIDEQGWLHTGDLGAFTADGFLQVTGQKKTLFKLASGKYIAPRSIEARLKASLLVKNAIVVGAGQKVCGALIVPDLTALRDLKLGGDDALLLKHPCVRALYQMIVDEANCHQPYWAAVKRFRLIDETAIGTNLTKEIHLLYSEGKTPLSDVSDFDLQELECPILPVEACPTFAQSLHPRFTTS, from the coding sequence ATGTTTAAAGTTAAGGAATGCGCTCAATGTGATCACCCAGTTTCTCTATTGGGACGAACGTTACCTGCATTGCTGAGAGAAGCTTGCACACTGCGCCCGAATGCCGCTGCATTGAATCAATGGACAGAAGCAGGATGGCGATCGCTTTCAAATCAAGCCTTTCAGACAAAGGCGGAAACTTTAGCATTGGGATTGTTGGATCTGGGATTGGAAAGGGGCGATCGTGTGGCATTGTTAATGCCGAGCGATGTTAACTTTGCGATCGCAGATATGAGTTGTTTGATGGCAGGATTCGTCGATGTGCCAATTGATTTGACTCAAACATTGGAGACGATTGTTCTCGTGTTACAACAGAGTGGATCAAAGGCATTGATCGTTGCGAATTTAGATTTGCTAGATCAAGTACTGCCTTATCTAGAGCAAGTCTCTGAGTTGAAGTATATTATTTTGGCAGAAGTACCAGAAAATTGGAGATCGAGCAATTCGCAACGCATTTACTCGATCGACCAAGTGAGCCAAATGGCTGATTCTGTCGATCGAGTGCAAGAACTTTACCGAACTTCTCCCCAAGATCTAGCAACGTTAATTTATGTACCCGGAGACGATGGACAATGGCTCGGAGTGATGCTCACACATGAGAATCTTTCGGGGAATGCTTTGGCTGCGTTTGCAAGCTTATCGCGGCTGCATTGGGGAGCAGAGGACATTGTTCTTTCTTTTTTGCCCTTAACGCACGTGTTTGCTCGATGCTTGCTCTATGGGCATTTCTACTACGGACATACCATTTATTTTTCGAGTGCGAACCGAGTGTTTAAGCATCTTAAAGAAGTTCAGCCAACGATTCTCGCAACTGTACCCCTTCTGTTAGAGAAACTTTATACCAGAACAATGGAACAGGCAGAGCGATTAACCTCTAGGCGAGAACGAATCGCGCTTGCGTTGATGCTGTGGTTTGCAAAACGTCATCAGTTAGGACATTCAAGAACAGATGCACTGTTGCAGAAATTTGTGACTCGGTTTGGATTGTCACAATGGCGATCGCTGTTTGGCAATCGATTGAAGTACATGCTTTGTGGTGGGGCTGCTTTGAAGTCGGAATTAGTGACGGTGTTTGCAGCAGCGGGCATTGATATCTATCAAGGGTATGGGTTGACACAGGCGAGTGCGATCGTTAGTTGTAATCGCGATCGCGCTAATCGTGCTGGAACTGTGGGGAAATTAATCGAAGGTGTGGAAGTGGAAATTGCGCCGGATCGAGAGATTCTGGTGCGCGGAGCGTATGTGATGCGTGGTTATTACCAAAATGATCAGGCGACTAAGACTGCGATCGATGAGCAAGGTTGGTTACATACCGGGGACTTGGGTGCGTTTACGGCGGATGGTTTTTTACAGGTAACGGGACAAAAGAAAACACTGTTTAAATTAGCGAGTGGAAAGTATATAGCACCACGTTCGATTGAGGCGCGATTAAAAGCATCGCTATTAGTGAAAAATGCGATCGTGGTGGGAGCAGGACAGAAAGTGTGTGGAGCATTGATTGTTCCAGACTTGACAGCATTGCGGGATTTGAAGCTAGGTGGCGATGATGCACTGTTGCTGAAACACCCGTGTGTCCGGGCGCTGTATCAAATGATTGTCGATGAAGCAAACTGTCATCAGCCATATTGGGCGGCGGTGAAGCGATTTCGATTGATCGATGAAACTGCTATCGGAACTAACCTGACAAAAGAAATTCATTTGTTATACAGTGAGGGTAAGACTCCGCTATCAGATGTTTCAGACTTTGATCTTCAGGAATTAGAGTGTCCAATTCTTCCAGTTGAAGCTTGTCCAACCTTTGCTCAATCTCTTCATCCTCGGTTTACCACTTCATAG
- a CDS encoding alpha/beta hydrolase (similar to AA sequence:cyanobase_aa:LBDG_06900) — MKHREGTLAGWQEIDLYYQSWHPDEPSQAVVTLVHGLGGHSDTFQNVVEYLVPQGYEVYAFDLRGHGRSAGQRGHIQAWAEFREDLRLFLRFVRSQRTSCPIILWGHSLGGTIVLDYVLRSPDETQGLIVTAPALGKVNVSPMKLTIGRLMSRIAPRFSLHLGIHHQLGSRNLDVVEGYLHDPLRHDYGSARLATEYFATVRWIYHHATELKIPLLIMHGSSDRVTLPEGSREFFQRVIFSDKEHREYPGNYHDLHVDSDYELVFSDLEDWLKRHLIGAETCQPLMIEV, encoded by the coding sequence ATGAAACATCGAGAAGGAACTCTTGCTGGATGGCAGGAGATAGATCTCTATTATCAAAGTTGGCATCCTGATGAGCCGAGTCAGGCAGTGGTGACGTTAGTTCATGGCTTGGGTGGGCATAGTGATACCTTTCAAAATGTGGTGGAGTATTTAGTGCCGCAAGGCTATGAAGTCTATGCCTTTGATTTACGGGGGCATGGACGTTCCGCAGGACAACGAGGACATATCCAGGCTTGGGCGGAGTTTCGAGAAGACTTACGCCTCTTTTTACGCTTTGTGCGATCGCAGCGAACGAGTTGCCCGATCATTCTATGGGGACACAGTTTGGGCGGCACCATTGTCCTCGATTATGTTCTACGATCGCCGGATGAAACTCAAGGCTTAATTGTGACCGCGCCCGCCTTAGGAAAAGTGAATGTTTCACCGATGAAGCTGACGATCGGGCGATTGATGTCGCGGATTGCGCCCAGATTTAGCTTGCACCTAGGAATCCATCATCAACTCGGATCGCGCAATCTAGACGTGGTAGAAGGTTATTTACACGATCCTTTACGACATGACTATGGTAGCGCCCGACTTGCGACTGAATATTTTGCGACGGTTCGCTGGATTTATCATCATGCGACTGAGTTAAAGATTCCGTTGCTGATCATGCACGGAAGTAGCGATCGCGTTACCTTGCCCGAAGGCAGTCGCGAATTTTTCCAACGAGTGATTTTTTCAGATAAAGAGCATCGGGAATATCCAGGGAACTACCACGATTTGCATGTGGATTCGGACTATGAATTGGTATTTTCGGATCTAGAAGATTGGTTGAAACGGCACTTAATTGGTGCAGAAACTTGTCAACCGTTGATGATTGAAGTTTGA